The proteins below come from a single Capricornis sumatraensis isolate serow.1 chromosome 14, serow.2, whole genome shotgun sequence genomic window:
- the ELK4 gene encoding ETS domain-containing protein Elk-4, whose product MDSAITLWQFLLQLLKEPQNDHMICWTSNNGEFKLLQAEEVARLWGIRKNKPNMNYDKLSRALRYYYVKNIIKKVNGQKFVYKFVSYPEILNMDPMTVGRVEGECEALSLSELSSSSSKDVENGGKEKPPQPGAKTSSRNDYIHSGLYSSFTLNSLNSSNRKLFKSIKVENPAEKLAEKKSPQEPTPSVIKFVTTPSKKPPVEPPAASISAGPGISPSSEETIQALETLASPRLPSLEAPTSASAVTAPFTTTPPVSSMSPLQEPPRTPSPPLSSNPDMDTDMESVASQPMQLPENLSLEPKDQDSALLEKDKTNNSSRSKKPKGLELAPTLVITSSDPSPLGILSPSLPTASLTPALFSQTPILLTPSPLLSSIHFWSTLSPVAPLSPARLQGANTLFQFPSVLNSHGPFTLSGLDGPSTPGPFSPDLQKT is encoded by the exons ATGGACAGTGCTATCACCCTGTGGCAGTTCCTCCTTCAGCTCCTAAAGGAGCCTCAGAACGACCACATGATCTGCTGGACCTCTAATAATGGGGAGTTCAAGCTTTTGCAGGCAGAAGAGGTGGCTCGTCTCTGGGGCATTCGAAAGAACAAGCCTAATATGAATTATGACAAACTCAGCCGAGCCCTCAGATACTACTATGTGAAG AATATCATTAAAAAAGTGAATGGTCAGAAGTTTGTGTACAAGTTTGTCTCGTACCCAGAGATTTTGAACATGGACCCAATGACAGTGGGCAGGGTTGAGGGGGAGTGTGAAGCTTTAAGCCTCAGTGagctcagcagcagcagttccaaAGACGTGGAGAATGGCGggaaagagaagccaccacagcctGGTGCCAAGACCTCGAGCCGCAATGACTACATACACTCCGGCTTATATTCTTCTTTTACTCTCAACTCTTTGAACTCCTCCAATAGGAAGCTTTTCAAATCTATAAAGGTTGAGAATCCAGCTGAGAAATTGGCAGAGAAAAAGTCTCCTCAGGAGCCAACTCCATCTGTTATCAAATTTGTAACAACACCTTCTAAAAAGCCACCAGTTGAACCTCCTGCTGCCTCCATTTCAGCTGGCCCGGGTATTTCTCCATCTTCAGAAGAAACTATCCAAGCATTGGAGACTTTGGCTTCCCCCAGACTGCCTTCCCTGGAAGCACCAACTTCTGCATCGGCAGTGACTGCCCCTTTTACCACCACACCTCCTGTTTCGTCCATGTCCCCTCTGCAGGAGCCTCCTAGAACTCCTTCACCACCGCTGAGTTCCAACCCAGACATGGACACGGACATGGAATCAGTGGCTTCTCAGCCAATGCAGCTTCCAGAGAACTTGTCCTTGGAGCCTAAAGACCAGGATTCAGCTTTGCTAGAAAAGGACAAAACAAATAATTCATCGAGGTCCAAGAAACCCAAAGGGTTAGAGCTGGCACCGACCCTTGTGATCACGAGCAGTGATCCAAGCCCACTGGGAATATTAAGCCCATCTCTCCCTACAGCTTCTCTTACGCCAGCGCTTTTTTCACAG ACACCCATCTTACTGACTCCAAGCCCCTTGCTCTCCAGTATCCACTTTTGGAGTACTCTCAGCCCTGTTGCTCCCCTGAGTCCAGCCAGACTACAAGGTGCTAACACACTTTTTCAG tttccttctgtGCTGAACAGTCATGGGCCGTTCACTCTGTCTGGCCTGGATGGACCTTCTACCCCTGGCCCATTTTCCCCAGATCTACAGAAAACATAA